Proteins from one Capricornis sumatraensis isolate serow.1 chromosome 2, serow.2, whole genome shotgun sequence genomic window:
- the C2H1orf216 gene encoding UPF0500 protein C1orf216 homolog — translation MFAIQPGVAEGGQFLGGPPPGVCPPELQPDSNSNFMSAKDTNENWHGMPGQVEPVLLKSSSELPSDNQDFQAPGLPEGEIRSPPEGAEIPGAGPEKTGGASTVCSPLEDNGYASSSLSVDSPSRSPESACGTPPGPPGHLLPSVAQAVQQLQAQERYKEQEKEKHHAHLVMYRRLALLQWIRGLQHQLVDQQARLQESFDTILDNRKELIRCLQQRAVPSRRQDQD, via the coding sequence ATGTTCGCCATCCAGCCAGGGGTAGCTGAGGGGGGTCAGTTCCTGGGGGGCCCGCCTCCTGGAGTATGTCCACCCGAACTTCAACCAGACAGCAACTCCAACTTCATGAGTGCCAAGGACACCAATGAGAATTGGCACGGGATGCCAGGCCAAGTGGAGCCCGTACTATTGAAGAGCTCCTCCGAGTTGCCCTCTGACAACCAGGATTTCCAGGCTCCTGGACTCCCTGAGGGGGAGATCCGCAGCCCACCGGAGGGGGCAGAGATTCCTGGAGCTGGGCCTGAGAAGACGGGTGGTGCCAGCACAGTCTGCTCCCCGCTGGAGGACAATGGCTATGCCAGCAGCTCCCTGAGCGTTGACAGCCCTAGCCGCAGCCCTGAGTCTGCCTGTGGGACGCCTCCTGGCCCTCCAGGCCACCTTCTGCCCTCGGTGGCCCAGGCCGTGCAGCAGCTGCAGGCTCAGGAGCGCTACaaagagcaggagaaggagaaGCACCACGCGCACTTGGTGATGTACCGCCGCCTGGCCCTGCTCCAGTGGATCCGGGGCCTGCAGCACCAGTTGGTCGACCAGCAGGCCCGTCTGCAGGAGAGCTTTGACACCATTCTAGATAACCGGAAGGAGCTTATCCGCTGTCTCCAACAGAGGGCAGTACCATCCAGGCGCCAGGACCAAGACTAA